A window from Littorina saxatilis isolate snail1 linkage group LG9, US_GU_Lsax_2.0, whole genome shotgun sequence encodes these proteins:
- the LOC138976980 gene encoding E3 ubiquitin-protein ligase TRIM56-like: MATAAPPVPEPDDMDCSVCHEQFVQPKLLPCGHLLCHHCLLSWLQSQDQALCPLCRCAIMNPEEQGQKSWQDVTDGFPTDLAMADLVGAHRLLKQSHSCCICEEAAATCLCLTCGDLFCESCRKIHLKMKVTRNHTVEDLTSLTADRVAGSQHAACAVHADKITELFCPTHGESICQLCATSRHRSCPEVKDMEEKVKDARAVLAELAATLTEGEARLDKAIQQLDAHLAQTEKQTKKAVAEIEAVCARLEKSVQACRHRLNKLAHSTCSDVKKAVTETKTCLRQRRGKLTSHKHVVQRVQEAKNRDTVSTMTPVMQTRVGNLDCSVTLPSGAKDISKVTVVIDAKAVTRIEKKSGL, translated from the exons ATGGCGACCGCTGCCCCACCAGTGCCAGAACCGGATGACATGGACTGCAGCGTGTGTCACGAGCAGTTCGTTCAGCCCAAGCTGCTGCCCTGCGGACACCTGCTGTGTCACCACTGTCTGCTGTCCTGGCTGCAGTCTCAAGACCAGGCCCTGTGTCCGCTGTGCCGCTGCGCCATCATGAATCCAGAAGAGCAAGGCCAGAAGAGCTGGCAGGACGTCACGGACGGTTTTCCCACAGACCTGGCCATGGCGGACCTGGTGGGGGCTCACCGTCTGCTCAAACAGTCGCACAGCTGCTGTATTTGCGAGGAGGCCGCGGCcacgtgtctgtgtctgacgtGCGGGGACTTGTTCTGCGAGTCGTGCCGGAAGATACACCTGAAGATGAAAGTGACCAGGAACCACACGGTGGAGGACCTGACCTCCCTGACGGCGGACAGAGTGGCGGGAAGCCAGCACGCCGCCTGCGCTGTCCACGCGGACAAGATCACAGAGCTGTTCTGTCCGACACACGGCGAGAGCATCTGCCAACTGTGCGCCACGTCCCGCCATCGTAGCTGCCCGGAGGTCAAGGACATGGAGGAGAAGGTCAAGGACGCGCGTGCCGTGCTGGCGGAGCTGGCGGCCACGCTGACCGAAGGGGAGGCCAGGCTGGACAAAGCCATCCAACAGCTGGACGCCCACCTGGCGCAGACGGAGAAGCAGACCAAGAAGGCCGTTGCCGAAATCGAAGCCGTGTGTGCGCGTCTGGAAAAGTCGGTCCAAGCCTGTCGTCATCGCCTGAACAAACTGGCCCACAGCACGTGCTCTGACGTCAAGAAGGCGGTGACGGAGACCAAGACGTGTCTGCGACAGCGACGCGGGAAGCTGACGTCACACAAACACGTGGTACAGCGCGTGCAGGAGGCCAAGAATCGCGACACTGTCAGCACCATGACGCCCGTGATGCAGACACGTGTTGGAAACCTCGACTGCAGCGTCACCTTGCCCTCAGGCGCCAAAGACATATCCAAGGTGACCGTCGTGATTGACGCAAAGGCCGTGACCCGCATTGAGAAA AAATCAGGTTTGTGA